The Dioscorea cayenensis subsp. rotundata cultivar TDr96_F1 chromosome 21, TDr96_F1_v2_PseudoChromosome.rev07_lg8_w22 25.fasta, whole genome shotgun sequence genome includes a region encoding these proteins:
- the LOC120252585 gene encoding probable disease resistance protein At1g62630, translating into MLDLVKLCLAPCCSCLQSPVVREDMSYVFCTKEKLDRLESAMKDLMTKKHGIDRELNLPENRGKQPTDELQLWLHKVGEKGEKVTQLLDEYSKICCVTGPCCLNCISRYSISRRAINLLNEITQLKGEQSKVSFIEQHPPKPVPESHRIVGQKNSSNVDIARSYLADERVGIIGIWGMGGVGKTTLLKKIRQSLSGDANMGFNHVLFIEASKDIQPEELRKQILKG; encoded by the exons ATGTTGGATCTGGTGAAGCTATGTCTTGCACCTTGCTGTTCTTGCTTACAGAGTCCAGTTGTACGTGAGGACATGAGCTATGTGTTTTGCACCAAAGAGAAACTTGATAGATTAGAAAGCGCCATGAAAGATCTCATGACCAAGAAGCATGGTATTGATAGAGAGCTTAACCTCCCTGAAAACAGAGGAAAGCAACCCACTGATGAACTTCAACTCTGGCTTCATAAG GTTGGAGAAAAAGGTGAGAAGGTAACACAATTGCTGGATGAATATAGCAAAATTTGTTGTGTTACAGGCCCTTGTTGTCTGAATTGTATTTCAAGGTATAGCATTAGCAGAAGAgcaatcaatttattaaatgaaataaCTCAGTTAAAAGGAGAACAATCAAAAGTCTCATTCATAGAGCAACACCCTCCTAAACCAGTCCCTGAATCACATAGAATAGTGGGGCAAAAAAACAGCTCCAACGTTGATATTGCTCGCAGTTATTTGGCAGATGAAAGAGTTGGTATAATTGGCATATGGGGCATGGGGGGTGTAGGCAAGACTACACTCTTGAAAAAAATCAGGCAGTCATTGTCAGGTGATGCAAACATGGGATTcaatcatgtgttatttatcGAAGCTTCAAAAGATATTCAGCCAGAAGAACTTCGAAAACAGATTCTGAAAGGTTGA
- the LOC120252521 gene encoding disease resistance protein At4g27190-like → MLFYIEEREIRQQEVSEHRPTFPVLEYVIIKKLPKLVSISNFALDFSRLKYLSVCQCLNLKKLPFKGAIDNNQRMIDIHCEREWWESLEWHDATIPSHLRPYFSMDESNVDLFEAWRKHIYVQDESYKDSD, encoded by the exons atgttattttacaTCGAGGAGAGAGAAATCCGACAACAAGAAGTCTCAGAACACCGCCCAACATTCCCTGTATTGGaatatgtaataataaaaaagctaCCCAAATTAGTGAGCATAAGCAATTTTGCATTGGATTTTTCTCGACTTAAATATCTGTCAGTGTGTCAATGTCTTAATTTAAAGAAGCTTCCGTTCAAAGGTGCCATTGACAACAATCAAAGAATGATAGACATTCATTGTGAGAGAGAATGGTGGGAAAGCTTAGAGTGGCATGATGCCACCATCCCATCTCATCTTCGGCCTTATTTCAGCATG GATGAGAGTAATGTAGACTTATTTGAAGCATGGAGGAAGCATATATATGTACAA GATGAGAGTTACAAAGATTCAGATTAG